In Pongo abelii isolate AG06213 chromosome 5, NHGRI_mPonAbe1-v2.0_pri, whole genome shotgun sequence, a single genomic region encodes these proteins:
- the LOC129059942 gene encoding small ribosomal subunit protein uS5-like, translating into MTPVQRRGAGGPGGPGMGNRGGFHGGFGSGIRGRGCGHGRGRGQGRGARRGKAKDKEWMPITKLGRLVKDMKIKSLEEIYLFSLPIKESEIIDFFLGASLKDEVLKIMPVQKQTCAGQHTRFKAFVAIRDYNGHVGLGVKCSREVATAIRGAIILAKLSIVPVRRGYWGNKIGKPHTIPCKVTGRCGSMLVRLISATRGTGIVSAPVPKKLLMMAGINDCYTSARGCTATLGNFAKATFDAISKTYSCLTPDLWKETVFIYQVSLSGIH; encoded by the coding sequence ATGACGCCGGTGCAGCGGCGGGGGGCCGGAGGCCCTGGTGGCCCTGGGATGGGGAACCGCGGTGGCTTCCACGGAGGTTTTGGCAGTGGCATCCGGGGCCGGGGTTGTGGCCATGGACGGGGCCGGGGCCAAGGCCGCGGAGCTCGTAGAGGCAAGGCCAAGGATAAGGAGTGGATGCCCATCACCAAGCTGGGCCGCTTGGTCAAGGACATGAAGATCAAGTCCCTGGAGGAGATCTATCTCTTCTCCCTGCCCATTAAGGAATCAGAGATCATTGACTTTTTCCTGGGGGCCTCTCTCAAGGATGAGGTTTTGAAGATTATGCCAGTGCAGAAGCAGACCTGTGCTGGCCAGCACACCAGGTTCAAGGCGTTTGTTGCTATCAGGGACTACAATGGCCACGTCGGTCTGGGTGTTAAGTGCTCCAGGGAGGTGGCCACCGCCATCCGTGGGGCCATCATCCTGGCTAAGCTCTCCATTGTCCCTGTGCGCAGAGGCTACTGGGGGAACAAGATCGGCAAGCCCCACACCATCCCTTGCAAGGTGACAGGCCGCTGTGGCTCTATGCTGGTGCGCCTCATCTCTGCAACCAGGGGCACTGGCATCGTCTCTGCACCTGTGCCCAAGAAACTGCTCATGATGGCTGGTATCAATGACTGCTACACCTCAGCCCGGGGCTGCACTGCCACCCTGGGCAACTTCGCCAAGGCCACCTTTGATGCCATTTCTAAGACCTACAGCTGCCTGACCCCCGACCTCTGGAAGGAGACTGTATTTATTTACCAAGTCTCCCTATCAGGAATTCACTGA